The following are from one region of the Veillonella nakazawae genome:
- a CDS encoding helix-turn-helix domain-containing protein: MRYSYEFKRKAIELFYQGEWPKTPNGVRTDTFHKLIRDWVKLERLHGSDINKCRGTNKYWSPKEKFELVCQVLSGQGLRSVAIIAGINSGQLYQWVHKYKTLGYNGLINKPKGRPPKDCKMKVPKTISPRELKESEYEELIRLRAENAYIKAENEVIKKEIALREEKEAARLKAKKQRSSKCSANKAIN, encoded by the coding sequence ATGAGATATAGTTATGAATTTAAAAGAAAAGCAATTGAATTATTCTATCAAGGTGAATGGCCCAAGACGCCTAACGGTGTGAGGACAGATACATTTCATAAACTAATAAGAGATTGGGTTAAATTAGAACGACTTCATGGTTCAGACATTAATAAATGTCGAGGGACTAATAAGTATTGGTCTCCAAAAGAAAAATTTGAGTTAGTATGCCAAGTTCTTTCAGGTCAAGGTTTAAGATCAGTAGCTATTATAGCGGGTATTAATTCTGGACAACTGTATCAATGGGTTCATAAATACAAAACTTTGGGATACAATGGTCTTATTAATAAACCTAAAGGACGACCACCAAAGGATTGCAAAATGAAAGTACCTAAGACTATCTCACCTCGAGAACTCAAAGAGAGTGAATATGAGGAACTCATTCGCTTACGAGCTGAAAATGCTTATATTAAAGCTGAAAATGAAGTCATAAAAAAAGAGATTGCCTTGAGAGAAGAAAAAGAGGCTGCGCGACTCAAGGCGAAAAAGCAGCGATCATCAAAATGCTCCGCCAACAAGGCTATCAACTAA
- a CDS encoding S-layer homology domain-containing protein, with product MNKKLVASLVSCMVLGSVSVYAANPFSDVDASSWAYQSVEQLANAGIINGYPDGTFKGNNPITRYEMAQMVAKAMANQDKANAEQQAMINRLADEFGSELNTLGVRVAKLENQVGNVKVTGNYRLRYRGSELKNDTYAYGKHSSFDYRARVIFNAKVNDKTDAVVRIQGSSEFGNSNATQGKINLAYVDHHFGKDTTLRVGRQLYTPALGLMYDDLVDGARLMYKHGKLDVSASYGYWLGGAPTYQTKDNTITAAMVEVKGKLNKHVTLGGMYGRFHNGKLYQGQDVDALTGKQVKSFIDSPYKNIWGLNANMNFKRWNVFGEWLTAPGVSDSHAWMASLGYGNYDIKKAHTYSVRGQYYYQEGNSPIFSSAFAPAYSFYNQHYVDTKGVAHVRNGFKGFVANVNYVPFQNVSIGAYYGFGNKDMDGNKLGDYWRTDVNFMF from the coding sequence ATGAATAAAAAGTTGGTAGCAAGTTTAGTTTCCTGTATGGTATTGGGTTCTGTCAGTGTGTATGCAGCTAATCCATTTTCCGATGTAGATGCTTCTAGTTGGGCGTACCAATCTGTTGAGCAATTAGCAAATGCAGGTATTATTAATGGATACCCTGATGGAACTTTCAAAGGCAACAATCCTATTACGCGTTACGAAATGGCTCAAATGGTGGCTAAAGCGATGGCTAACCAAGATAAAGCCAATGCGGAACAACAAGCGATGATTAATCGATTGGCCGATGAATTCGGTTCTGAACTCAACACATTAGGTGTACGAGTAGCAAAATTAGAAAATCAAGTAGGGAATGTAAAGGTAACTGGTAATTATCGATTGCGTTACCGTGGCAGCGAATTGAAAAATGATACCTATGCGTATGGTAAACATTCTTCCTTTGATTATCGTGCTCGTGTAATCTTTAATGCTAAGGTTAACGATAAAACTGATGCTGTTGTACGTATTCAAGGCTCTAGTGAATTTGGTAATAGCAATGCAACACAAGGCAAAATTAATCTTGCCTATGTAGATCATCATTTTGGTAAAGACACAACTTTGCGCGTAGGTCGTCAACTCTATACACCAGCTCTAGGTCTTATGTATGATGATCTCGTTGATGGTGCTCGCCTCATGTACAAACATGGCAAGCTTGATGTGTCCGCTAGTTATGGTTACTGGTTGGGCGGCGCTCCTACATACCAAACTAAAGACAATACTATTACTGCCGCTATGGTTGAAGTTAAGGGTAAACTTAATAAACATGTTACCCTTGGTGGTATGTATGGTCGCTTCCATAATGGTAAATTGTACCAAGGCCAAGATGTGGATGCACTTACTGGTAAACAAGTTAAATCCTTTATTGATTCTCCATACAAAAACATTTGGGGCCTCAACGCAAATATGAACTTTAAACGTTGGAACGTCTTCGGCGAATGGCTTACAGCACCAGGCGTATCTGATTCTCATGCGTGGATGGCTAGCCTTGGTTATGGTAATTATGACATTAAGAAAGCTCATACTTATAGCGTACGTGGTCAATATTACTACCAAGAAGGGAACTCTCCAATCTTTAGTAGTGCCTTTGCTCCTGCTTATAGCTTCTACAACCAACATTATGTAGATACTAAAGGCGTAGCTCATGTACGTAATGGGTTCAAAGGCTTCGTAGCTAATGTAAACTACGTACCATTCCAAAATGTATCGATTGGTGCTTACTATGGCTTTGGCAATAAAGATATGGACGGCAACAAATTAGGTGATTACTGGCGTACAGATGTAAACTTCATGTTCTAA
- a CDS encoding DUF979 domain-containing protein produces the protein MLELIYKMQPLDYVYLLVGIILFIFAIQSFLDKEHKYRIGTGLFWLLYSVSFIFGSYLSKEINGWLVIAMAAIVLVKQLGKGHYFESPIEFKKDEAVRIGNVIFVPALLVGIITFIIGFFTKLGALVGIGIAAIIAMGAALYITKGSFNQGFHEGRRLIDAIGWTAILSQLLAALGYLFNLAGVGKIISSAVASVVPADNVFLIVVAYCIGMVIFTMIMGNAFAAFAMITSAIGVPMLVVAHGANPAAVGAIAMLAGYCGTLMTPMAANFNIVPVALLEMRDQYGVIKAQLPIALIMLVLNILLMYYFI, from the coding sequence ATGTTAGAACTTATCTATAAAATGCAGCCCTTAGATTATGTATACCTTCTCGTAGGGATCATCTTATTTATCTTTGCCATTCAATCATTTTTAGATAAAGAACATAAATATCGTATCGGTACAGGTTTATTCTGGCTCTTGTACAGCGTGTCCTTTATCTTTGGTTCTTATCTATCAAAGGAAATAAATGGCTGGCTCGTTATCGCCATGGCTGCTATCGTCTTGGTAAAACAACTCGGCAAAGGTCATTACTTTGAATCTCCTATTGAATTCAAAAAAGACGAAGCAGTCCGTATTGGTAATGTTATTTTCGTACCGGCTTTACTTGTTGGTATCATCACATTCATCATTGGCTTCTTTACTAAATTAGGGGCTCTTGTAGGCATTGGTATTGCCGCAATCATTGCTATGGGTGCTGCTCTTTACATCACTAAGGGTTCATTTAACCAAGGCTTCCATGAAGGTCGTCGTCTTATCGATGCTATCGGTTGGACTGCTATCTTGTCCCAATTATTAGCGGCCCTAGGCTATTTATTTAATTTAGCTGGCGTTGGTAAAATTATCTCCAGTGCTGTAGCTAGTGTGGTGCCTGCAGATAATGTATTCCTCATAGTTGTAGCATACTGCATCGGTATGGTCATCTTCACAATGATCATGGGTAATGCTTTTGCAGCCTTTGCGATGATTACAAGTGCTATCGGTGTTCCAATGCTCGTTGTAGCCCATGGTGCAAACCCAGCTGCTGTTGGTGCTATCGCAATGCTTGCTGGCTATTGCGGTACATTGATGACACCTATGGCGGCAAACTTTAACATCGTACCGGTAGCGCTCCTTGAAATGCGCGACCAATACGGCGTTATTAAAGCACAACTTCCAATTGCATTAATTATGCTCGTATTGAACATCCTATTAATGTATTACTTTATTTAA
- the rbsB gene encoding ribose ABC transporter substrate-binding protein RbsB, which yields MKKLLLLLAMAVMVIGLVAGCGKSADNGGDKKSGTIGFSVSTLNNPFFVTMKEGVEAQAKALGLKVKIVDAQNDPAKQANDISDLLESGVSVLIINPVDSAAISTSVEAANAKNIPVITVDRSADKGKVVAHIASDNVKGGEMAAQLIVDKVGKAAKVAEIEGIPGASATRERGQGFHNVADKDLTVVAKQSADFDRTKGLNVATNILQANPDVQAIFAHNDEMALGAIQAAKSAGKTIFIVGFDGTADADKAVKDGTLAATIAQQPDQMGKIAIDTAQKVIKGEAVEAKIPVDLKVVTK from the coding sequence ATGAAAAAACTATTGTTACTGTTGGCGATGGCCGTTATGGTTATTGGTCTTGTAGCAGGCTGTGGTAAAAGCGCTGATAACGGCGGCGACAAAAAATCCGGCACAATCGGCTTCTCTGTTTCCACATTGAACAACCCATTCTTCGTAACTATGAAGGAAGGCGTTGAGGCTCAAGCTAAAGCGCTTGGTCTTAAAGTTAAAATCGTTGATGCTCAAAACGACCCTGCAAAACAAGCAAACGATATTTCTGACTTGCTTGAAAGCGGTGTTTCCGTATTGATTATCAACCCTGTAGACTCTGCAGCTATCTCTACTTCTGTAGAAGCAGCAAATGCTAAAAACATTCCTGTAATCACTGTTGACCGTTCTGCTGATAAAGGCAAAGTAGTAGCTCACATCGCTTCCGATAACGTAAAAGGCGGCGAAATGGCAGCTCAACTAATCGTTGATAAAGTAGGCAAAGCTGCGAAAGTAGCTGAAATCGAAGGTATCCCTGGTGCTTCCGCAACTCGTGAACGGGGCCAAGGTTTCCATAACGTAGCTGACAAAGACTTAACAGTAGTAGCAAAACAAAGCGCTGACTTCGACCGTACAAAAGGTTTGAACGTAGCAACTAACATCTTGCAAGCTAATCCAGACGTACAAGCTATCTTCGCTCATAACGACGAAATGGCATTGGGCGCTATCCAAGCAGCTAAATCCGCAGGCAAAACAATCTTCATCGTAGGCTTCGACGGTACTGCTGACGCAGACAAAGCGGTTAAAGACGGCACATTGGCTGCAACAATTGCTCAACAACCAGACCAAATGGGTAAAATCGCTATCGATACAGCTCAAAAAGTTATCAAAGGCGAAGCTGTAGAAGCTAAAATCCCTGTAGATCTTAAAGTTGTTACAAAATAA
- the pcp gene encoding pyroglutamyl-peptidase I → MKTILITGFDPFGGEPINPAWEAVKTMDGYTDGDYKVVTQMVPTVRYKSVDTVKAAAEQCEPDFILCVGQAGGRPDITVERVAINCDDFRIPDNGGNQPEDEPVVSDGPSAYFATLPIKNIVNALHQNGIPAKVSNTAGTFVCNHLMYGVCHYAAQKGNIKAGFMHIPYLPSQVVDKPNQPSMAVETVRATLETIVHVLAHGENYKAQDINYTTPHE, encoded by the coding sequence ATGAAAACAATTTTGATTACCGGTTTTGATCCATTTGGCGGTGAACCTATTAACCCAGCTTGGGAAGCGGTAAAAACAATGGATGGCTATACCGATGGTGATTATAAGGTAGTGACTCAAATGGTTCCTACTGTACGTTACAAATCTGTTGATACTGTGAAAGCAGCGGCTGAACAATGCGAACCAGACTTTATTCTATGTGTAGGTCAAGCAGGGGGGCGCCCAGATATTACAGTGGAACGTGTTGCTATTAACTGCGATGACTTCCGTATTCCAGACAATGGAGGCAACCAACCTGAAGATGAACCTGTTGTATCCGATGGTCCTAGTGCATACTTTGCGACGTTGCCCATAAAAAACATCGTTAACGCATTGCATCAAAATGGCATTCCTGCAAAGGTTTCTAATACAGCGGGTACCTTTGTATGCAATCACTTGATGTATGGCGTGTGTCATTATGCAGCACAAAAAGGCAATATTAAGGCGGGCTTCATGCACATTCCGTACTTGCCATCTCAAGTAGTGGATAAACCAAATCAACCAAGTATGGCTGTTGAAACTGTACGTGCCACATTGGAAACCATCGTTCACGTATTAGCTCATGGTGAAAACTACAAGGCACAAGATATTAACTATACAACACCTCACGAATAA
- a CDS encoding IS3 family transposase, with protein sequence MIKMLRQQGYQLKYLLKAMPMSKSTYYFELTKVDLVDKRNTELKDEIQKIFTEHKGRYGVRRVYQELLNRGFVVNHKRVQRLMHSMGLAGKRPKEKYHSYKGKVGKVAENIVNRDFSTTAPLQKWTTDVSQFNFSWGKCYLSPILDMNTNEIIAYDLALRPNLEQISRMLEKAFKKFTNLSGLILHSDQGWQYQHKYFRRTLKEHGIIQSMSRKGNCYDNSVMETFFGRLKTEIYYGFETEYSSFNAFAVAIEEYINYYNNRRIQKKTKWMPPVKYREASMCLG encoded by the coding sequence ATCATCAAAATGCTCCGCCAACAAGGCTATCAACTAAAGTATCTTTTGAAAGCTATGCCAATGTCCAAATCTACCTATTATTTTGAACTTACTAAAGTAGATCTTGTAGATAAAAGGAATACAGAGCTAAAAGATGAAATTCAAAAGATTTTTACAGAACATAAAGGTCGGTATGGTGTACGCCGTGTATACCAAGAACTTCTTAATCGAGGTTTTGTAGTTAATCATAAACGAGTGCAAAGACTTATGCATAGCATGGGACTCGCAGGAAAGCGACCGAAGGAAAAGTATCACTCTTACAAAGGGAAAGTCGGTAAAGTAGCAGAAAATATCGTCAATAGAGATTTTAGTACAACTGCACCATTACAAAAATGGACTACAGATGTGTCTCAATTTAATTTCTCGTGGGGAAAATGCTATTTGTCGCCTATTTTAGATATGAATACGAATGAGATTATTGCTTATGACTTAGCATTAAGGCCCAACTTAGAACAAATTTCTCGTATGTTAGAGAAGGCATTCAAGAAGTTTACGAATCTTTCAGGATTAATCCTCCATTCTGATCAAGGATGGCAATACCAACATAAGTACTTTAGGAGAACACTCAAAGAACACGGTATTATTCAATCTATGTCTCGAAAAGGAAATTGTTATGATAACTCTGTGATGGAAACCTTTTTTGGTAGATTGAAAACAGAAATATATTATGGTTTTGAAACAGAATATTCATCATTTAATGCTTTTGCAGTAGCGATAGAAGAATACATTAACTATTACAACAACAGAAGGATCCAGAAAAAAACAAAATGGATGCCCCCTGTAAAATACAGGGAAGCATCCATGTGTTTAGGCTAG
- a CDS encoding DUF969 domain-containing protein — MLVLSGILVMVIGLMLRFNALLVVVAAGFVTGLAGGLSINDIVGAIGEAFVKNRYMSLFILILPVIGLMERHGLRERAEILIGKINAATAGRIFMIYLFVRQVTVAFGINMSGMVAMVRPLIAPMSEAAVAQGRPVSQRTLDKVRGIAASADNIGNFFGQNLFLAAGGLLLIKGVMEQLGYSVELTDMVLYGLPTAVCAYIVNFIRFIIFDKTIQASVARDEEDMKAGKLVPNEFNILVTPEELKKEAE; from the coding sequence ATGTTAGTCTTATCTGGTATTTTAGTGATGGTCATCGGTCTGATGCTGCGCTTTAATGCCTTGTTAGTTGTCGTAGCCGCAGGTTTTGTAACGGGCCTTGCAGGTGGTCTCAGTATCAACGATATCGTTGGTGCCATTGGGGAGGCTTTCGTTAAAAATCGTTATATGTCATTATTTATTTTGATTTTACCTGTTATTGGTCTTATGGAACGTCATGGCTTACGTGAACGGGCAGAAATTTTGATCGGCAAGATCAACGCTGCTACGGCTGGTCGTATCTTTATGATTTACTTATTTGTGCGCCAAGTAACTGTAGCTTTTGGTATTAACATGTCCGGTATGGTTGCCATGGTACGTCCGTTGATCGCACCTATGAGTGAAGCTGCAGTAGCGCAAGGTCGCCCAGTATCTCAACGTACTCTTGATAAGGTGCGTGGTATAGCTGCTTCTGCAGATAATATAGGCAATTTCTTCGGTCAAAACTTGTTCCTTGCTGCTGGTGGGTTATTGCTTATCAAAGGTGTTATGGAACAATTAGGCTATTCTGTAGAGTTAACAGATATGGTGTTATACGGATTGCCAACTGCTGTTTGTGCCTATATCGTTAATTTCATTCGCTTTATTATCTTTGATAAAACAATTCAAGCCTCTGTAGCTCGTGACGAAGAGGATATGAAAGCTGGTAAATTAGTACCTAATGAATTTAATATCCTTGTTACACCAGAAGAATTAAAGAAGGAGGCTGAATAA
- a CDS encoding GNAT family N-acetyltransferase has product MKEFRQLTVADTAEYHKVLIDGYAAIKDYPITFDAIDFTEEESKEWIETYPVYGLYIDGQLVSSITFCMPWIKYSTPDKFPHIAHFVTAPEFKGKGYARETLGYAEELLINQFKTPAVTLGTAKEHPWLPKMYESFGFKAYDKVHFRGKQHTTILFKKDLL; this is encoded by the coding sequence ATGAAAGAATTTAGACAATTAACAGTAGCGGATACAGCAGAATATCATAAGGTATTAATCGACGGCTATGCAGCGATTAAAGACTATCCAATTACATTCGATGCTATCGATTTTACAGAAGAAGAATCCAAGGAGTGGATCGAAACCTATCCTGTATATGGATTGTATATTGATGGGCAACTTGTTAGTTCTATTACGTTCTGTATGCCGTGGATTAAATATTCTACACCGGATAAATTTCCACACATTGCTCACTTTGTAACGGCGCCTGAGTTCAAAGGTAAAGGCTATGCTCGGGAAACCCTTGGTTATGCGGAAGAATTATTGATCAATCAATTTAAAACGCCAGCTGTTACATTAGGTACAGCAAAAGAACATCCGTGGTTGCCTAAAATGTATGAATCTTTCGGCTTTAAAGCATATGATAAAGTTCATTTTAGAGGTAAACAACATACTACTATACTTTTCAAAAAAGATTTATTGTAG
- a CDS encoding S-layer homology domain-containing protein, giving the protein MRENKHSKKLAFAVLAAAAAVGATVAPVSAATPVSTADGFIFAAVGDQAGQTPDTTHNSISYGTVANGTATSIAVGQGNTITSANGSSSAYGNQNSINGNQANAFGDGNTVTGAFAQAFGDSNVISGTNAIGYGYNNTVEGTTTNFRDRTFDNEPDSATLLNGSWNSNSVAIGSKNTAKGSSALAVGNEAKANMSESIAIGHEAQADKTWGIAIGTRATASDVRSLALGHQAKSTGYKANAIGADATANGNHANAIGSSATATGDHAQAFGAGAQATGVRTNVFGSDAAATADYSIAIGNKANASTANSIALGANSTTRSATNVTNATVAGHTYGGFAGTSPVGSVSVGKAGQERQIHNVAAGKISADSTDAVNGSQLYSVANDLQTQINNSTPGAINNNITNLNNRVGNVEKRVNKVGAGSAALAALHPLDFNPDDKWTIAAGYGHYHNANSAALGAFYRPNEDTMFSVGGTVGTGETQLNAGVSLRLGKRSPESRSRVAMGREIAELNARLQDMENKYNNLLQILTPHAIDPSKTAEFPDVPRNHWAYQYISQLAGNGILVGYPDGTFKGDVKMTRYEFATMLYRALQNGAPIDDNMKRAMNEFGPELQNIRLNHFRVDRISGTDNDRHKTERVRVNNEPKTQRDVYGSRINQ; this is encoded by the coding sequence ATGAGAGAAAACAAACATTCCAAAAAATTAGCGTTTGCTGTATTGGCTGCTGCTGCAGCTGTAGGTGCTACTGTTGCTCCTGTAAGTGCAGCAACACCTGTATCTACAGCAGATGGTTTTATTTTTGCAGCCGTAGGTGATCAAGCTGGTCAAACCCCAGATACTACACATAATAGTATTTCTTATGGTACTGTTGCAAATGGTACAGCTACTAGCATCGCTGTAGGTCAAGGTAATACAATTACAAGCGCTAATGGTTCTAGCAGTGCATACGGTAACCAAAACTCCATTAATGGTAACCAAGCTAATGCTTTCGGTGATGGTAACACTGTAACAGGTGCGTTCGCACAAGCTTTCGGTGATAGCAACGTGATCAGTGGTACAAATGCTATCGGTTATGGTTATAACAATACTGTAGAAGGTACAACTACAAACTTCCGTGATCGTACTTTCGATAATGAGCCAGATTCTGCTACATTATTAAACGGTTCTTGGAATAGCAACTCCGTAGCTATCGGTTCTAAAAATACTGCAAAAGGTAGCTCCGCATTGGCAGTAGGTAATGAAGCAAAAGCAAATATGAGCGAATCTATTGCTATCGGTCACGAAGCTCAAGCTGACAAAACTTGGGGCATTGCAATTGGTACTCGTGCAACTGCTTCCGATGTACGTTCTTTAGCTCTTGGTCACCAAGCAAAATCCACTGGTTACAAAGCTAATGCTATCGGTGCTGATGCTACAGCTAATGGCAACCATGCTAATGCTATTGGTTCCTCTGCAACAGCTACTGGTGATCATGCACAAGCATTCGGTGCTGGTGCTCAAGCAACAGGCGTACGTACTAACGTATTTGGTTCTGATGCAGCTGCAACTGCTGATTACAGCATTGCAATCGGTAACAAAGCTAATGCGTCCACTGCAAACTCCATTGCATTAGGTGCTAATTCCACTACTCGTTCTGCAACAAATGTAACTAACGCAACTGTAGCTGGTCATACATATGGTGGCTTCGCAGGCACTAGCCCTGTAGGCTCTGTATCCGTTGGTAAAGCTGGCCAAGAACGCCAAATCCACAACGTAGCAGCTGGTAAAATTTCCGCTGATTCTACAGATGCTGTAAACGGTAGCCAATTATACTCCGTAGCAAACGATTTACAAACTCAAATTAACAATTCTACACCAGGCGCAATCAACAACAATATTACTAACTTGAACAACCGTGTTGGTAATGTTGAAAAACGCGTTAATAAAGTAGGTGCAGGTTCTGCTGCATTGGCTGCTTTACATCCATTGGACTTCAACCCAGATGACAAATGGACAATCGCTGCTGGTTATGGTCACTACCACAATGCTAACTCCGCTGCATTGGGCGCTTTCTACCGTCCTAACGAAGACACAATGTTCTCCGTTGGTGGTACTGTAGGTACTGGCGAAACTCAATTGAACGCTGGTGTATCTCTTCGTCTTGGTAAACGTTCTCCTGAGTCCCGCTCTCGTGTAGCTATGGGCCGTGAAATTGCTGAATTGAATGCACGTCTTCAAGACATGGAAAACAAATATAACAACTTGTTACAAATCTTGACTCCACATGCAATTGATCCTAGCAAAACTGCTGAATTCCCAGACGTTCCTCGTAACCACTGGGCTTACCAATACATTAGCCAATTGGCTGGTAATGGTATCCTTGTTGGCTACCCTGATGGCACATTCAAAGGCGACGTTAAGATGACTCGTTACGAATTCGCTACTATGTTGTACCGTGCACTTCAAAATGGTGCTCCTATCGATGACAACATGAAACGTGCTATGAACGAATTTGGTCCTGAATTACAAAACATTCGTCTTAACCACTTCCGTGTTGACCGTATTTCTGGTACTGACAACGATCGTCATAAAACAGAACGTGTTCGCGTTAACAACGAACCTAAAACTCAACGCGACGTATACGGTTCCCGTATTAATCAATAA
- a CDS encoding MBL fold metallo-hydrolase, whose amino-acid sequence MRKHIKNNVSWVGKIDWELQEFHGSDYSINNGSSQNAYLIEEEKTVLIDTVWKPHSSEFIDNLESEIDLNKIDFIVCNHGEVDHSGSLPALMEKIPNTPIYCTENAVKSLVGQYHHPEWNFKTVKTGDSVDIGNGKSLVFVEMRMLHWPDSMATYMTGDNILFSNDAFGQHFAVEELWADKADQCRLWAEAMKYYANILNPFSPLVKAKVEEIQKLNLPIDIIATSHGAIWRENPLQIVEKYYEWSQAYQEDQITVVYDTMWDGTKKLAHKIADEIAKQSPDTRVKIFNISKTNKNDIMTEVFKSKAIAVGSPTVGNSVISSVAGWLDFLRELKFKNKKAAVFGTYGWSGESTKVLREELTKYGFSVVEPEIKCNWNPDADDFGKAEELVKALLA is encoded by the coding sequence ATGAGAAAGCATATAAAAAATAACGTATCTTGGGTTGGTAAAATTGACTGGGAATTACAAGAGTTCCACGGTTCAGATTACAGTATTAATAACGGTTCTAGCCAAAACGCATACTTGATTGAAGAAGAAAAAACCGTCCTCATCGATACCGTATGGAAACCTCATTCCTCAGAGTTTATAGACAATTTGGAATCTGAAATTGATTTAAATAAGATTGATTTCATCGTATGTAACCACGGCGAAGTCGATCACAGTGGGTCCTTGCCTGCATTGATGGAAAAAATCCCTAATACTCCGATTTACTGTACAGAAAATGCTGTTAAATCCTTGGTTGGTCAATATCATCATCCAGAATGGAATTTTAAAACTGTGAAAACAGGGGATTCCGTAGATATCGGCAATGGTAAATCCTTGGTATTCGTAGAAATGCGCATGCTCCACTGGCCAGATTCCATGGCAACGTACATGACTGGCGACAATATTTTGTTCTCTAATGATGCGTTCGGACAACATTTCGCGGTTGAAGAATTGTGGGCCGATAAGGCTGATCAATGTCGTCTATGGGCAGAGGCGATGAAATATTACGCTAATATTTTGAATCCATTCTCTCCATTGGTAAAAGCTAAGGTTGAAGAAATTCAAAAGCTCAACTTGCCAATCGATATTATCGCTACTAGCCATGGTGCAATTTGGCGTGAAAATCCATTACAAATCGTAGAGAAATATTATGAGTGGTCTCAAGCATACCAAGAAGACCAAATTACAGTCGTATATGACACTATGTGGGATGGTACAAAGAAATTAGCCCATAAAATTGCTGATGAGATTGCTAAACAATCTCCTGATACACGGGTTAAGATCTTTAACATCAGTAAAACAAATAAAAACGACATCATGACAGAAGTATTCAAATCAAAAGCGATTGCTGTTGGTTCTCCGACAGTAGGGAATAGTGTTATCTCTTCTGTAGCTGGTTGGCTCGACTTTTTGCGTGAATTGAAGTTCAAAAATAAAAAGGCTGCCGTATTTGGTACCTACGGTTGGTCTGGTGAATCTACGAAGGTACTTCGTGAAGAATTAACTAAATATGGTTTCTCCGTGGTGGAACCTGAAATTAAATGTAACTGGAACCCAGATGCAGATGATTTTGGCAAAGCAGAAGAACTTGTAAAAGCCTTGTTGGCTTAA